Proteins from one Planctomyces sp. SH-PL62 genomic window:
- the dnaJ gene encoding molecular chaperone DnaJ: MATTKRDLYEVLEITRESSNEEIKRAYRQMALKFHPDRNPGDKEAEKRFREAAEAYDVLSDVQKRQRYDRYGHAGLDGSAFHDFRSADDIMSTFGDIFGGGLLGDLFGGGGGGRGRGPRQGPDLLMRLEISLNEAARGASRNIEVNRQDFCGDCNGSGARKGTVATTCNYCGGRGQVVQTRGFFQVATTCPSCGGEGVKITDPCPGCHGSGRVPQVAKLQVDVPPGVETGMRLQLRQQGELGDMGAPRGNLQIQIMVRKHEFFERRRNDLLCQVPISFAQAALGAEVEVPTLEGPGRVQVPRGTQSGDSIRLKGRGMPDIGGRGRGDEIVEVVVETPRHLTTRQEELLREFAEIEHEQVSPRRRSFFERLRDYFTEEDESETPEST; this comes from the coding sequence ATGGCAACCACCAAACGCGACCTGTACGAAGTCCTCGAGATCACGCGCGAGAGCTCGAACGAGGAGATCAAGCGCGCCTATCGCCAGATGGCGCTGAAGTTCCACCCCGACCGCAACCCCGGCGACAAGGAGGCGGAGAAGCGCTTCCGCGAGGCCGCCGAGGCCTACGACGTCCTCTCCGACGTCCAGAAGCGCCAGCGCTACGACCGCTACGGCCACGCCGGGCTCGACGGCTCCGCCTTCCACGACTTCCGCTCCGCCGACGACATCATGTCGACCTTCGGCGACATCTTCGGCGGCGGCCTGCTCGGCGACCTCTTCGGCGGCGGCGGCGGCGGACGCGGGCGCGGCCCCCGACAGGGCCCCGACCTCCTGATGCGGCTGGAGATCAGCCTGAACGAGGCGGCGCGGGGCGCCTCCCGGAACATCGAGGTCAACCGCCAGGACTTCTGCGGCGACTGCAACGGCTCCGGCGCGCGGAAGGGGACCGTCGCCACCACCTGCAACTACTGCGGCGGTCGCGGCCAGGTCGTCCAGACCCGGGGCTTCTTCCAGGTCGCGACCACCTGCCCCTCCTGCGGCGGCGAGGGGGTCAAGATCACCGACCCCTGCCCCGGCTGCCACGGCTCCGGCCGCGTCCCCCAGGTCGCCAAGCTCCAGGTCGACGTCCCCCCGGGCGTCGAGACCGGGATGCGGCTGCAACTCCGCCAGCAAGGCGAGCTCGGCGACATGGGCGCCCCCCGCGGCAACCTCCAGATCCAGATCATGGTGCGCAAGCACGAGTTCTTCGAACGCCGGCGAAACGACCTGCTCTGCCAGGTCCCCATCAGCTTCGCCCAGGCCGCCCTCGGCGCCGAGGTCGAGGTCCCCACGCTCGAAGGGCCCGGCCGCGTCCAGGTCCCCCGCGGGACCCAGAGCGGAGACTCCATCCGGCTCAAGGGACGCGGCATGCCGGACATCGGCGGCCGAGGCCGGGGCGATGAAATCGTCGAGGTCGTCGTCGAGACCCCCCGGCACCTGACGACCCGCCAGGAGGAACTGCTCCGCGAGTTCGCCGAGATCGAGCACGAACAGGTCAGCCCCCGTCGCCGAAGCTTCTTCGAGAGGCTCCGCGATTACTTCACCGAAGAGGACGAGTCCGAGACCCCCGAATCGACCTGA
- the groES gene encoding co-chaperone GroES translates to MAKLTIRPLEDRVVIKQIEAEEKTAGGIVLPDTAKEKPQRGEVLAVGPGKLLDSGERSPIGVVVGDEVLFGKYSGTEIKVDGEEIKILRESDILAKVVK, encoded by the coding sequence ATGGCCAAGCTGACCATTCGTCCCCTGGAAGACCGCGTCGTGATCAAGCAGATCGAGGCCGAGGAGAAGACGGCCGGCGGCATCGTGCTCCCGGACACCGCCAAGGAGAAGCCCCAGCGCGGCGAAGTCCTGGCGGTGGGCCCCGGCAAGCTCCTGGACTCCGGCGAGCGGAGCCCGATCGGCGTCGTGGTCGGCGACGAGGTCCTCTTCGGCAAGTACTCGGGGACCGAGATCAAGGTCGACGGCGAGGAGATCAAGATCCTCCGCGAGTCCGACATCCTGGCCAAGGTCGTCAAGTGA
- a CDS encoding FmdB family zinc ribbon protein, protein MPTYDYICDACGHEFEAYESIKADPQTLCPGCEKHTLRRKIGPGAAILFKGSGFYQTDYRSDSYKKAAKADTSSGGSSSGGDAPKSTPAPAPPASSSGGTTA, encoded by the coding sequence ATGCCCACCTACGACTACATCTGCGACGCCTGCGGACACGAGTTCGAGGCCTACGAGTCCATCAAGGCCGACCCCCAGACCCTCTGCCCCGGCTGCGAGAAGCACACCCTCCGCCGCAAGATCGGCCCCGGCGCGGCCATCCTCTTCAAGGGCTCGGGCTTCTATCAGACCGACTACCGCAGCGACTCCTACAAGAAAGCCGCCAAGGCCGACACCTCGAGCGGCGGCTCCTCTTCCGGCGGCGACGCCCCCAAGTCGACCCCGGCGCCCGCCCCCCCGGCTTCCTCCAGCGGCGGGACCACGGCATGA
- a CDS encoding DNA gyrase inhibitor YacG — MIQGRCPTCSKPFAVASIDDLPTFPFCSERCRLVDLGRWIDEDYAIPGPPVELGPEDQDGSTRPPEANGRFDEED; from the coding sequence ATGATCCAGGGCCGCTGCCCAACCTGCTCCAAACCCTTCGCGGTCGCCAGCATCGACGACCTGCCGACGTTCCCGTTCTGCTCCGAACGCTGTCGGCTCGTCGACCTCGGCCGCTGGATCGACGAGGACTACGCCATCCCCGGCCCCCCGGTCGAACTCGGGCCCGAAGACCAGGACGGGTCGACCCGCCCCCCCGAGGCGAACGGCCGATTCGACGAAGAGGACTGA
- the grpE gene encoding nucleotide exchange factor GrpE produces MSDAANRSAPPPNEDQHQAAEPFVEAETASPTAQLEKERDEAREQSLRTRAEFINFQKRSKQQAEADRLYAVGNLSQDLLEVLDNLERAADAIRGSQAEGVASGLDIVHKQFLATLAKYGVEPIEALGRPFDPNFHDALMQQPDADAPAGTVVAELSKGYTIHDRVLRPSKVAVSVKP; encoded by the coding sequence ATGTCCGACGCCGCCAACCGCTCCGCTCCCCCCCCGAACGAAGACCAGCACCAGGCCGCCGAGCCGTTCGTCGAGGCCGAGACCGCATCCCCGACGGCCCAGCTCGAGAAGGAGCGGGACGAGGCCCGCGAACAGTCCCTGCGGACCCGCGCCGAGTTCATCAACTTCCAGAAGCGCAGCAAGCAGCAGGCCGAGGCCGACCGACTCTACGCCGTCGGCAACCTCAGCCAGGATCTGCTGGAGGTCCTCGACAACCTCGAGCGGGCCGCCGACGCCATCCGCGGGAGCCAGGCCGAGGGGGTGGCCTCCGGCCTGGACATCGTCCACAAGCAGTTCCTCGCCACCCTGGCGAAGTACGGCGTCGAGCCCATCGAGGCCCTGGGCCGACCGTTCGACCCCAACTTCCACGACGCCCTCATGCAGCAGCCCGACGCCGACGCCCCCGCGGGGACCGTCGTCGCCGAGCTGAGCAAGGGATACACGATCCACGACCGCGTGCTGAGGCCCAGCAAGGTGGCCGTCTCGGTCAAGCCCTGA
- a CDS encoding DUF1559 domain-containing protein: MRATSDGRRGFTLIELLVVIAVIAVLIALLLPAVQSAREAARRSQCVNNLKQIALATHNYHDVHGTFPPAKKGCCWGTWLIFVLPQLEQQPMYNAWNQGGSNAPGWPTAFDEDLRYFGPANQTVTSQWVGAYLCPSDGRNAPISETLQGRTLACTSHNYAVNLGNSVQTQVDFQGVRFGGAPFVDVGSPLTDELRPGKKTVGIAALTDGLSSTLLASEVVVGQGRDLRGFSWWGDAAGFEAFLAPNSSFPDVLFSPYYCANQSPNPPCVGKTTALPDNYAARSRHPGGINATMADGGVRFIRNEIAIQVWRSLSTSAGGEVVSADAY, from the coding sequence ATGCGAGCGACGAGCGACGGCCGCCGGGGCTTCACGCTGATCGAGCTGCTGGTGGTGATCGCCGTCATCGCGGTCCTGATCGCCCTGCTGCTGCCCGCCGTCCAGTCGGCGCGGGAGGCGGCGCGACGCTCCCAGTGCGTCAACAACCTGAAGCAGATCGCCCTGGCGACGCACAATTATCATGACGTCCACGGCACATTCCCCCCCGCGAAGAAGGGCTGCTGCTGGGGGACGTGGCTGATTTTCGTCCTCCCCCAGCTTGAGCAGCAGCCGATGTATAACGCCTGGAATCAGGGGGGGAGCAACGCGCCGGGATGGCCGACCGCGTTCGACGAGGATCTGCGCTATTTCGGGCCCGCCAATCAGACGGTGACCTCGCAGTGGGTCGGCGCGTACCTCTGTCCCAGCGACGGCCGCAACGCCCCGATCTCCGAGACGTTGCAGGGGAGGACGCTCGCCTGCACGTCGCACAATTACGCGGTGAACCTGGGCAACTCGGTCCAGACGCAGGTGGATTTCCAGGGTGTCCGGTTCGGCGGGGCGCCGTTCGTGGACGTGGGCTCGCCGTTGACGGACGAGTTGCGGCCCGGCAAGAAGACCGTGGGAATCGCCGCCCTGACCGACGGCCTCAGTTCCACGCTGCTGGCGTCCGAGGTCGTGGTCGGGCAGGGGCGCGACCTCCGAGGCTTCTCCTGGTGGGGGGATGCGGCGGGATTCGAAGCCTTTTTGGCCCCCAACAGCTCGTTCCCGGACGTCCTCTTCAGTCCGTACTACTGTGCGAACCAGTCGCCCAATCCCCCCTGCGTCGGCAAGACCACGGCCTTGCCGGACAACTACGCCGCCCGAAGCCGCCATCCGGGGGGGATCAACGCGACGATGGCGGACGGCGGAGTGCGGTTCATTCGCAACGAGATCGCCATCCAGGTCTGGCGCTCGTTGAGCACGTCGGCCGGGGGCGAGGTCGTCTCGGCCGACGCGTACTGA
- a CDS encoding ferritin-like domain-containing protein — translation MKTDQQEALGSEPLPRDGRRSFMKSAMAVATIPAAAAVLGGSASGATNPNYIPTLYRGWNARNFRAIQEHENDHVDAILDTLGDLARPKPVFRNLLQPNLMAFVNLSRTLENVGVGAYLGALPLIQDAGYVSAAGSIALVEARHAGYLNTLLDQGLTRDALGEESSFDQALTPEKVVELAGPFIASLNGGPPLLPLMNDVDIFNFALALEYLEAEYYNLNVPRFF, via the coding sequence ATGAAGACCGACCAGCAGGAAGCCCTCGGATCGGAGCCCCTTCCGCGCGACGGACGCCGATCCTTCATGAAGTCGGCGATGGCCGTCGCGACCATCCCGGCGGCGGCCGCCGTCCTTGGCGGGTCCGCCTCCGGCGCGACCAATCCGAACTACATCCCGACCTTGTACCGGGGCTGGAACGCCAGGAATTTCCGAGCTATCCAGGAGCATGAGAACGATCACGTCGACGCGATCCTGGACACCTTGGGGGACCTGGCCCGCCCCAAGCCGGTCTTCCGGAATCTGTTGCAGCCCAACTTGATGGCGTTCGTCAACCTCTCGCGGACCCTGGAGAACGTGGGGGTCGGGGCGTATCTCGGGGCGCTGCCGCTGATCCAGGATGCGGGCTACGTTTCGGCCGCCGGGTCGATCGCGCTGGTGGAGGCTCGCCACGCGGGCTACCTGAACACGCTTCTGGACCAGGGACTCACGCGGGACGCCCTCGGCGAGGAGTCGAGCTTCGACCAGGCGCTGACCCCTGAGAAGGTCGTCGAACTGGCCGGGCCGTTCATCGCCAGCCTCAACGGCGGGCCGCCGCTCCTCCCCTTGATGAACGACGTGGACATCTTCAACTTCGCGCTGGCGCTCGAGTACCTCGAGGCTGAGTACTACAACCTCAACGTCCCCCGGTTCTTCTGA
- the groL gene encoding chaperonin GroEL (60 kDa chaperone family; promotes refolding of misfolded polypeptides especially under stressful conditions; forms two stacked rings of heptamers to form a barrel-shaped 14mer; ends can be capped by GroES; misfolded proteins enter the barrel where they are refolded when GroES binds), with the protein MAKQLLFSDAARRKLLEGVDVLAQAVGSTLGPTGRNVILSKSFGGPLVTKDGVTVSKEIELKDPFENMGAKLVNVVASKTSDVAGDGTTTATILARALYREGLKNVTAGANPTALRRGIEKAVEAAVAELHDKISRPVSKKEEIAQVGAISANNDHEVGQMLADAVEKVGRDGVITVEEGKTASTTLEFVEGMQFDKGYLSPYFVTQPTTMEVVFEDALILLHEKKISSLRELIPLLEKVAQSGKPLLIVAEDVEGEALATLVVNKLRGILNIAAVKAPGFGDRRKAMLGDMAVLTGGTVISEDLGLKLENLTLAQLGQARQVKVDKDSTTIIQGAGKREEIQRRIDQLRRQIEETDSEYDKEKFQERLAKLSGGVALIRVGAPTEADMKQTKARIEDALHATRAAAEEGIVPGGGTALLRVVPAVEKLIESLEGDEKLGARIVLRGLEEPVRYIASNSGFDGGVIADEVKAAGGSMGYDANKGEFVDMFAAGIIDPTKVTRTALQNASSIAGLLLTTEALITNLKDDEKENGPRVEGSVR; encoded by the coding sequence GTGGCTAAGCAACTGCTCTTCTCCGACGCCGCCCGCCGCAAGCTGCTGGAAGGCGTCGACGTCCTGGCCCAGGCCGTGGGATCGACCCTCGGCCCCACCGGCCGGAACGTCATCCTCAGCAAGTCCTTCGGCGGCCCGCTCGTCACCAAGGACGGCGTCACGGTCTCCAAGGAGATCGAGCTGAAGGACCCGTTCGAGAACATGGGCGCCAAGCTCGTCAACGTCGTGGCGTCGAAGACGTCGGACGTGGCCGGCGACGGCACCACGACGGCGACGATCCTGGCCCGCGCCCTCTACCGCGAGGGGCTCAAGAACGTCACCGCCGGCGCCAACCCGACGGCCCTCCGCCGGGGCATCGAGAAGGCCGTCGAGGCGGCCGTCGCGGAGCTCCACGACAAGATCTCGCGGCCGGTGTCCAAGAAGGAGGAGATCGCCCAGGTCGGCGCCATCTCCGCCAACAACGACCACGAGGTCGGCCAGATGCTGGCCGACGCCGTCGAGAAGGTCGGCCGCGACGGCGTCATCACCGTCGAGGAAGGGAAGACCGCCTCGACCACCCTCGAGTTCGTCGAGGGCATGCAGTTCGACAAGGGCTACCTGAGCCCCTACTTCGTGACCCAGCCGACCACGATGGAGGTCGTCTTCGAGGACGCCCTCATCCTGCTCCATGAGAAGAAGATCAGCAGCCTCCGCGAGCTGATCCCGCTCCTGGAGAAGGTCGCGCAGTCGGGCAAGCCGCTGCTGATCGTGGCCGAGGACGTCGAGGGCGAGGCGCTGGCGACCCTGGTCGTCAACAAGCTCCGCGGCATCCTCAACATCGCGGCCGTCAAGGCCCCCGGCTTCGGCGACCGCCGCAAGGCGATGCTCGGCGACATGGCCGTCCTCACCGGCGGCACCGTCATCAGCGAGGACCTCGGCCTCAAGCTCGAGAACCTCACGCTCGCCCAGCTCGGCCAGGCCCGCCAGGTCAAGGTCGACAAGGACAGCACCACGATCATCCAGGGCGCCGGCAAGCGCGAGGAGATCCAGCGCCGGATCGACCAGCTCCGCCGCCAGATCGAGGAGACCGACAGCGAGTACGACAAGGAGAAGTTCCAGGAGCGGCTCGCCAAGCTCTCCGGGGGCGTCGCCCTGATCCGCGTCGGCGCCCCGACCGAAGCCGACATGAAGCAGACCAAGGCCCGCATCGAGGACGCCCTCCACGCCACCCGCGCGGCGGCCGAGGAAGGGATCGTCCCCGGCGGCGGCACCGCCCTGCTCCGCGTCGTCCCGGCCGTCGAGAAGCTGATCGAGTCGCTCGAAGGCGACGAGAAGCTCGGCGCCCGGATCGTCCTCCGCGGCCTCGAAGAGCCCGTCCGCTACATCGCCTCCAACTCCGGCTTCGACGGCGGCGTCATCGCCGACGAGGTCAAGGCGGCCGGCGGCTCGATGGGCTACGACGCCAACAAGGGCGAATTCGTCGACATGTTCGCGGCCGGCATCATCGACCCCACCAAGGTCACCCGCACGGCCCTCCAGAACGCCTCCTCGATCGCCGGCCTCCTGCTGACGACCGAGGCCCTCATCACCAACCTGAAGGACGACGAGAAGGAGAACGGCCCCCGCGTCGAGGGGTCCGTCCGCTGA
- a CDS encoding RNA polymerase sigma factor yields MYQDDPRLLADFIEQSDPEAFAALVARHGPMVLRVCRGVLIDAHLAEDAFQATFLTLFQKAGAIRDPNTLRGWLCGTAYKTASRIRKRSIRLSQRERTSEVDPTDPDQAQGPDYELFLLVREELDLLPEKYRAPLILCYLEGLTHEEAASQLEWASGTVKVRLVRGRKLLRERLDRRKVAMATGLVLLWRREAGAADPGFVESTLRAAETITTSQALARPTVGSSSLPRIVAPPMARWAMLRRALLILAVTAALAATAAAAVILPTSPPPAGDGHEDLPGNLTDVLGIDCT; encoded by the coding sequence ATGTATCAAGACGACCCCCGACTTCTGGCCGACTTCATCGAGCAATCCGACCCGGAGGCGTTCGCCGCCCTAGTCGCCAGGCACGGTCCCATGGTCCTCCGCGTCTGCCGGGGCGTGTTGATCGACGCGCATCTGGCGGAAGACGCGTTCCAGGCGACCTTCCTGACTCTCTTCCAGAAAGCCGGGGCGATCCGGGATCCCAACACGCTTCGGGGCTGGCTCTGCGGGACGGCCTACAAGACCGCGTCTCGGATCCGTAAACGATCCATCCGCCTCTCCCAGCGGGAGCGGACCTCGGAAGTGGACCCGACCGACCCCGATCAAGCCCAGGGCCCGGACTACGAGCTGTTCCTCCTCGTACGGGAAGAACTGGACCTGCTGCCGGAGAAGTACCGGGCCCCCCTGATCCTCTGCTATCTGGAAGGCCTGACCCACGAAGAGGCCGCGTCGCAGCTCGAATGGGCCTCGGGTACGGTCAAGGTGCGGCTGGTGCGGGGCCGCAAGCTCCTTCGCGAACGCCTCGACCGCCGCAAGGTCGCCATGGCCACGGGCCTGGTCCTCCTCTGGAGGCGCGAGGCGGGCGCCGCCGATCCGGGATTCGTCGAATCGACGCTCCGAGCCGCGGAGACGATCACGACTTCGCAAGCCCTCGCCCGGCCGACTGTGGGCTCCTCCTCCTTGCCCCGAATCGTCGCGCCGCCGATGGCCCGGTGGGCGATGCTCCGACGGGCTCTCCTGATCCTCGCGGTCACGGCCGCCCTGGCGGCGACCGCCGCCGCCGCCGTCATCCTCCCCACCTCGCCCCCCCCCGCCGGCGATGGCCATGAGGATCTCCCGGGCAACCTGACCGACGTCCTCGGGATCGACTGCACCTGA
- the lpdA gene encoding dihydrolipoyl dehydrogenase: protein MANDYDIVVIGGGPAGYAGAIRAAQLGKRVLCVERDKLGGVCLNWGCIPTKALLSNAHLVEMVNRHGAQFGYHGKGDWNFGEIIGRSRGVAGQLNKGIEGLFRKYKVKSKFGVAKVIAPGKVQVGDEVVTTDAIVVATGARPRPFPGVEFDGKTVITSKEAMSLPTQPKSMLIIGAGAIGLEFGYFYNAIGTKVTVVEMLDRVLPIEDEEVSDTLKKSLTAKGIEIHTSSKTTKLEKTAKGVKAEIETPQGKKTIEADVALVAIGVTGNVEGLFAPEVKVELDRGHIKVDRENGFVTAVPGVYAVGDVIGPPWLAHVAHHEALCCIERIAGHSQRTVDYGIIPGCTYTEPGVASVGLTEKAAREAGHEIRIGKFPFAFSGRALAAGESEGFVKLIFGKKYGELLGAHLIGSAATEMISELVMAMKLEATEEEILHAMHPHPTFSESIMEAAGQGLGESVHI from the coding sequence ATGGCCAACGACTACGACATCGTGGTGATCGGCGGCGGTCCCGCCGGCTACGCCGGGGCGATCCGGGCGGCCCAGCTCGGCAAGCGCGTGCTCTGCGTCGAGCGCGACAAGCTCGGCGGCGTCTGCCTCAACTGGGGATGCATCCCCACCAAGGCGCTCCTCTCGAACGCCCACCTCGTCGAGATGGTGAACCGACACGGCGCGCAGTTCGGCTACCACGGCAAGGGCGACTGGAACTTCGGCGAGATCATCGGCCGCAGCCGGGGCGTGGCCGGGCAGCTCAACAAGGGGATCGAGGGCCTCTTCCGCAAGTACAAGGTCAAGTCGAAGTTCGGCGTGGCCAAGGTGATCGCGCCGGGCAAGGTCCAGGTCGGCGACGAGGTCGTCACGACCGACGCCATCGTCGTCGCCACCGGCGCCCGGCCCAGGCCGTTCCCCGGCGTGGAGTTCGACGGCAAGACCGTCATCACCTCCAAGGAGGCGATGTCGCTGCCGACCCAGCCCAAGTCGATGCTGATCATCGGGGCGGGGGCCATCGGCCTGGAGTTCGGCTACTTCTACAACGCGATCGGCACCAAGGTCACCGTCGTCGAGATGCTCGACCGCGTGCTGCCGATCGAGGACGAGGAGGTCTCCGACACCCTCAAGAAGAGCCTGACGGCCAAGGGGATCGAGATCCACACCAGCTCCAAGACCACGAAGCTGGAGAAGACCGCCAAGGGCGTGAAGGCGGAGATCGAGACGCCCCAGGGCAAGAAGACCATCGAGGCCGACGTCGCGCTGGTCGCCATCGGCGTGACCGGGAACGTCGAGGGCCTGTTCGCCCCCGAGGTCAAGGTCGAGCTCGACCGAGGGCACATCAAGGTCGACCGCGAGAACGGCTTCGTCACCGCCGTGCCGGGCGTCTACGCCGTCGGCGACGTCATCGGCCCCCCCTGGCTGGCGCACGTCGCCCACCACGAGGCCCTCTGCTGCATCGAGCGGATCGCCGGCCACTCCCAGCGCACGGTGGACTACGGGATCATCCCCGGCTGCACCTACACCGAGCCGGGCGTCGCCAGCGTGGGCCTGACCGAGAAGGCCGCCCGCGAGGCCGGCCACGAGATCCGGATCGGCAAGTTCCCGTTCGCCTTCAGCGGCCGGGCCCTGGCCGCCGGCGAGAGCGAAGGCTTCGTGAAGCTGATCTTCGGCAAGAAGTACGGCGAGCTGCTGGGCGCCCACCTCATCGGGTCGGCCGCCACCGAGATGATCAGCGAGCTGGTCATGGCGATGAAGCTCGAAGCCACCGAGGAGGAGATCCTCCACGCCATGCACCCGCACCCGACCTTCTCCGAGTCGATCATGGAGGCCGCCGGCCAGGGCCTCGGCGAGTCCGTCCACATCTGA